One genomic segment of Sebastes fasciatus isolate fSebFas1 chromosome 17, fSebFas1.pri, whole genome shotgun sequence includes these proteins:
- the LOC141753824 gene encoding uncharacterized protein LOC141753824 yields the protein MSKGELLRAFVNQRLTAAAEEIFGLFERTIAEYEEEMIRLLQRDGAVFPANVKTFTVIKDVPLEQQEWSSSPVQEDPEPPRIKEEQEELWTSQEGEQLQGLEDADITKFPFTAVPVKGEERQTENREAEYLKTEVDGDFGGPEPARNSDPDRHLQPETGDSDDGLKQRRETQSGFNALRINEVSVYNAAQKSFSCSECCKTFSSKDHLLTHMKCHICQFCGKKFTKSSNLTTHLRVHTGEKPFSCSVCNTSFSLRCTLVNHMRVHTGEKPFLCSVCSKRFSKKANLTTHMALHTEEKPFKCRMCDKRFTWHSQVKNHKCVVVVDGSR from the exons ATGTCTAAAGGTGAACTGCTGAGAGCTTTTGTCAACCAGagactgactgctgctgctgaggagaTATTTGGTCTGTTTGAGAGAACCATCGCAGAGTACGAGGAGGAGATGATCCGGCTGCTGCAGAGAGACGGAGCTG tgttTCCTGCAAACGTCAAGACGTTCACGGTGATTAAAGATGTTCCTCTTGAGCAGCAGGAGTGGAGCTCCAGTCCGGTCCAGGAGGACCCAGAGCCCCCAcgcattaaagaggaacaggaggaactctggaccagtcaggagggagagcagcttcaagggCTGGAGGACGCTGATATCACCAAGTTCCCATTCACTGCTGTCCCTGTGAAGGGtgaagaaagacaaactgagaacagagaggcagagtATTTAAAAACAGAAGTTGATGGAGACTttggaggaccagaaccagccaggaACTCCGATCCAGATAGACATTTACAACCTGAGACTGGAGACAGTGATGATGGCTTGAAGCAGAGGAGGGAAACTCAGTCAGGTTTTAATGCTTTGAGAATCAATGAAGTCTCTGTATATAACGCGGCCCAAAAATCTTTTAGCTGCTCTGAGTGTTGTAAAACGTTTAGCAGCAAGGACCATCTGCTGACCCACATGAAATGTCACATTTGCCAATTTTGTGGTAAAAAATTTACAAAGAGCTCAAATTTGACGACACACTTGAGAGTTCATACGGGAGAGAAGCcgttctcctgctccgtttgcaACACAAGCTTTAGTCTGCGTTGCACGTTGGTGAATCACATGAGAGTCCATACCGGGGAGAAACCATTTCTCTGCTCAGTTTGTAGTAAGAGATTTTCAAAAAAGGCAAATTTGACCACACACATGGCCCTGCACACAGAGGAGAAGCCATTTAAATGCCGCATGTGTGACAAAAGATTCACGTGGCATTCACAGGTCAAAAACcataagtgtgttgttgttgttgacggCAGCAGGTGA
- the LOC141753823 gene encoding uncharacterized protein LOC141753823, with the protein MSKVQILRAFVNQRLTAAVEEIFGLFERTIAEYEEELEFSSKENQRQQKLLDAVLNPEVRVHRAVSPDVQQLLVVEEEVPPEQLEWSSSLVQEDPEPPHIKEEQEELWTSQEGEQLQWLEEADIKFPFTPVPVKSEEDEEEPQSSHLHERQTEQMETEADGEDSGGPEPARNSDPDRHLQPDTDDKTGDSPLSDLRCSAGEKRCSECGKTFGASGNLKRHMRSHTGEKPFSCSVCKKSFTQSGSLKLHMRLHTGEKPFNCLVCGKRFIQKVQLTYHMAHHTGKKPFSCSVCGKSFIQKVQLTYHMMHHTGQKPFNCLVCGKSFIQKANFTHHMAVHTGGTIQLECL; encoded by the exons ATGTCTAAGGTTCAGATTTTGAGAGCTTTTGTCAACCAGCGACTAACTGCAGCTGTTGAAGAGATATTTGGGCTGTTTGAGAGAACGATAGCAGAGTACGAGGAGGAACTGGAGTTCAGTTCAAAAGAGAATCAACGACAACAGAAACTACTGGACGCTGTTTTGAACCCGGAAGTCCGGGTACACAGAGCAG TCTCCCCAGACGTCCAGCAGCTGTTGGTGGTTGAAGAAGAGGTTCCCCCTGAGCAGCTGGAGTGGAGCTCCAGTCTGGTCCAGGAGGACCCAGAGCccccacacattaaagaggaacaggaggaactctggaccagtcaggagggagagcagcttcaatggctggaggaggctgatatCAAGTTCCCATTCACTCCTGTccctgtgaagagtgaagaagatgaagaagaacctCAGTCCTCACATCTTCATGAACGACAaactgaacagatggaaacagaagctgatggagaggactctggaggaccagaaccagccaggaACTCAGATCCAGATAGACATTTACAACCAGATACTGATGATAAGACTGGAGACTCCCCTCTCAGTGATTTGAGATGTAGTGCTGGTGAGAAGCGCTGCTCTGAGTGTGGGAAGACATTTGGCGCCAGTGGAAATctgaagagacacatgagatctcatacaggagagaaacctttcagctgctcagtctgCAAAAAATCTTTTACACAGAGTGGAAGTTTAAAGTTACACATGAGactccacacaggagagaaaccattCAACTGCTTAGTGTGTGGTAAAAGATTTATCCAGAAGGTACAACTGACATACCACATGGCACATCACACAGGgaagaaacctttcagctgctcagtgtgtgGTAAAAGTTTTATCCAGAAGGTACAATTGACATACCACATGATGCATCACACAGGACAGAAACCATTTAATTGCCTAGTTTGTGGTAAAAGTTTTATACAAAAGGCAAATTTTACACACCACATGGCAGTTCACACGGGAGGAACGATTCAGTTGGAGTGTTTGTAA